ATCCGGATATCAGTATGGGCCGGCCGTTTTCTATTTGCTATTGCCTGGAAGAAAATAACTTTCGTGACAAAAAAACGTTACAACTCTCTTTGAAAGACATTAAGCTGCATTGAAATGCGGTGCAGCCATTTGAAACAACAATCATGATACTCAGAACTGAGAACCTTGTCAAAAAATACGGGGTACGTTTAGTAAATAACAATGTAAGCTACCAGGTAGAACAAGGTGAGATCGTCGGGCTGCTTGGGCCTAATGGGGCAGGCAAAACCACTTCCTTTTATATGGCCGTAGGGCTCGTTAAGCCTAACAGTGGTAAGGTTTTTCTGGACGATAAAGATATCACCAACCTGCCAATGTACAAGCGGGCGCGGCTTGGACTGGGTTACCTCGCGCAGGAAGCATCGGTTTTTCGTTCATTGACTGTTGAAGAGAATATCAAGGCAGTACTTGAAATGACAGACCTTTCCAGAGCCGAGCAAAAGGACAAGGTTGAAGAGCTCATTGAAGAATTTCACCTTGCTCACGTTCGTAAAAGTAAAGGTATGGTACTTTCAGGAGGTGAGCGTCGCAGGACTGAGATCGCTCGTTCACTGGCAGTTGATCCTAAGTTCATTCTGCTCGACGAACCATTCGCCGGCGTCGATCCGATTGCCGTGGAAGATATTCAAAGTATAGTAGCTAAACTCAAGCATAAGAATATCGGTATCCTGATCACCGACCACAATGTGAACGAAACGCTTTCCATTACAGACCGGGCTTATTTGCTGTTTGAAGGAAAGATACTGAAACAGGGAACCGCGGAAGAACTGGCAGAAGACGAGGTAGTGCGCCGGGTATATCTCGGGCAGAATTTCGAGTTAAAAAGGAAGGTCTGAGTCGAAATAGAAAAGGGAACGCTACAAGGCATTCCCTCTCTTATAATTATTCACCATGAACTGTATTACTACTTAATACGGCTCAACTGTCCTATTTCTTGGGGCACTTCTTACAATGTTTCCCCTTTTTTTTGTACTTCTCACAGCACTTTTTGAATACGCAATCCGAGTGGTCACTGAACGATTTCATCCAGAAACTACCCTGATCAGAGGTTGTATTACATTCGCTAATCCCAAAAACACTCATTCCGTAAACAGTTAAACCTGGGCAAATGTAATACCTATTTAGAATGATTCAAATGTTTAGCGAAATTTATTTTGAATAAATCTAAATAACTCTCCCGCTATTTGATCTTTTCCCAAACTTCATGAATCCGCTTACCTTCACTGCTTTTACCGCTATGGTCCCAACGACCATTTTCAAGCTTGTGATCAAATGTCAGAGATGTCCCTACCCGGTTATTGTCTTTCGAGAAAAACTGGATATTCTCTGTATACTTTCCATCTTTAACGTTGTAAGTTCCACCGCCGGTTGCATAAAAACCTTTAACTCCCGGATCGATAGCAAACCATTGAAAACGGGTTCCAGAAAGTAATTTCAAGGTTTTTCTTGTGCCCTGCTGATGAATTTTCACAAGCCCTCCCTGCCCATCCTGTGCGCGCTCCGTGATATGCCACGCCCCGGCCATCGGGACATTAGAAGCATCATCAACCTGCATCCACACCATTGCCTCTTCATATCTTAGGGTAAGGATTTTATCCTTAACAGTAACTGTAAAAACAGTGGGAATCCCGATTTTGGCAGTATCAGCAGAATTGAATTCTGGTGTATAAGTCATCTGGTCGCCACTCATGGTAAATGGCCCTCCCTCAGTTCGCTCGAAATATTTGTTCCCAACACTATAAGATGCAATCACAAGATAATTATCCGCTACAATCAGCGTAGAGGCACTACCTGTCGGCTCTTGTGACTTCCAGGCGCCCTTTGGGACCTGCCCATAAGTGACCAATGAGATGAATAGTAATGTGGTTGTCAGTATACGTTTCATTTTTACATTATTTAAATGT
This Dyadobacter sp. UC 10 DNA region includes the following protein-coding sequences:
- the lptB gene encoding LPS export ABC transporter ATP-binding protein → MILRTENLVKKYGVRLVNNNVSYQVEQGEIVGLLGPNGAGKTTSFYMAVGLVKPNSGKVFLDDKDITNLPMYKRARLGLGYLAQEASVFRSLTVEENIKAVLEMTDLSRAEQKDKVEELIEEFHLAHVRKSKGMVLSGGERRRTEIARSLAVDPKFILLDEPFAGVDPIAVEDIQSIVAKLKHKNIGILITDHNVNETLSITDRAYLLFEGKILKQGTAEELAEDEVVRRVYLGQNFELKRKV